A window of the Diabrotica undecimpunctata isolate CICGRU chromosome 1, icDiaUnde3, whole genome shotgun sequence genome harbors these coding sequences:
- the LOC140432379 gene encoding uncharacterized protein, protein MEARLPNPLSFEGNVAENFKRFKQSFEIYLMPSGKSGKSDEVKVAILLNLIGEEGIEIYNSLELTEVQQGKLADVLEAFESYVTPRKNVVYERYLFYKRIQEEGEPFDHFLTDLKNKVRNCEFGVEAFSMVRDRIVLGTNSKDAQQSMLKTINLDLTKAIEICKMHEVSQAQIKEVQNSLEKVKIESIGSKVKQGHNSVQTVRGASSSRGEFNCRNCGSVHGPRRCPAYGKKCRKCGKYGHFDKVCYHGRLVREVQVEES, encoded by the coding sequence atggaAGCAAGGTTACCAAATCCATTATCATTTGAAGGCAATGTGGCCGAAAATTTTAAACGATTTAAGCAAAGTTTTGAAATATATCTGATGCCATCAGGAAAAAGTGGTAAAAGTGATGAAGTTAAGGTAGCAATTTTACTCAATTTAATTGGAGAAGAAGGCATTGAGATTTATAACAGTTTGGAATTAACAGAGGTCCAACAAGGAAAGCTAGCAGAtgtattggaagcatttgagtctTATGTTACCCCTAGAAAAAACGTGGTTTATGaaagatatttgttttataagCGCATTCAAGAAGAAGGAGAGCCTTTTGACCACtttttaacagatttaaaaaataaagtaagaaatTGTGAGTTTGGTGTTGAAGCATTTTCAATGGTCAGAGATAGAATAGTATTAGGCACCAATAGTAAGGATGCACAACAAAGCatgttaaaaacaattaatttagatctGACTAAAgctattgaaatatgtaaaatgcaTGAAGTATCCCAAGCTCAAATAAAAGAAGTTCAGAACAGCTTAGAGAAGGTGAAAATTGAATCAATTGGAAGTAAAGTCAAGCAGGGGCATAATTCAGTCCAAACAGTCAGGGGTGCAAGTTCTTCTAGAGGTGAATTTAACTGCAGAAACTGTGGGAGTGTCCATGGACCAAGGAGGTGTCCAGCATATGGAAAAAAGTGTAGAAAGTGTGGTAAATATGGGCATTTTGATAAAGTGTGTTATCATGGTAGGTTAGTAAGAGAGGTACAAGTGGAAGAAAGTTAA